ACGTTCCAGGTGTACGACACGACGCTGCGCGACGGCGCGCAGCGCGAGGGGCTCAGCTACTCGGTGGTCGACAAGCTGGCCGTGGCCCGGCTCCTCGACGAGCTGGGGGTGGGCTTCATCGAGGGCGGGTGGCCGGGCGCGGTCCCGAAGGACACCGAGTTCTTCCGCCGGGCGCGCACCGAGCTGGACCTGAAGCACGCCGTCCTGGTCGCCTTCGGCGCCACCCGCCGGGCCGGCGTGGCCGTGCAGGACGACCCGCAGGTGCGGGGCCTGCTCGACGCCGAGACCCCGGCGATCGCGCTGGTGGCCAAGGCCGACATCCGGCACGTCGAGCGGGCGCTGCGCACCACCGGCGCGGAGAACCTGGCCATGATCCGGGACACGGTGGCGTACCTGGTCGCCCAGGGCCGGCGGGTCTTCGTCGACGGCGAGCACTTCTTCGACGGGTGGCGGCACGACCCGGCGTACACCGCCTCGGTGGTCCAGGCGGCGCTCGACGCCGGGGCCGAGCGGTTCGTGCTCTGCGACACCAACGGCGGGATGCTGCCCTCGCAGGTCACCACGGCCATCGCCGACCTCACCGCGCGCACCGGCGTGGCGCCGGAACTGCTCGGCATCCACTGCCAGAACGACACCGCCTGCGCGGTGGCCAACACCATCGCCGCCGTCGAGGCCGGGGTCCGGCACGTCCAGGGCACCGCCAACGGGTACGGCGAGCGCCCCGGCAACGCCGACATCTTCGCGGTCGTCGCCAACCTTCAACTCAAGCTCGGCATGCCCGTCCTACCGGAGGGCTGCCTGGAACAGATGGTGCGGGTCTCGCACGCCATCGCCGAGATCGCCAACATCGCCCCCGACACCCACCAGGCGTACGTCGGGGCCGCGGCCTTCGCCCACAAGGCGGGGCTGCACGCGAGCGCGATCAAGGTCGACCCGTTGCTCTACAACCACGTGGACCCGTCGGTGGTGGGCAACGACATGCGGATCCTCGTCACCGAGATGGCCGGCCGGGCCAGCGTCGAGCTCAAGAGCCGCGAGCTGGGCCTGGACCTGGCCGGCCATCCGGAGGCGTTGTCGAAGGTGACCAGCCGGGTCAAGGAGCTGGAGGCGGGCGGGTGGTCGTTCGAGGCCGCCGACGCCTCGTTCGAGCTGCTGGTCCGCTCCGAACTGCCCGACGCGGCACCGGCGCGACCGTTCGCGCTGGAGTCGTACCGGGTGCTGGTCGAGCACCGCGAGGACGGCGCGGTGGTCTCCGAGGCCACCGTGAAGATCCGGGTACGCGGGGAGCGGGTAATCGCCACCGCCGAGGGCAACGGCCCGATCAACGCCCTCGACGAGGCGCTGCGGGTCGGGCTGTCCCGGCACTACCCGGAGCTGCGCGCCTTCGAGCTGGCCGACTACAAGGTGCGGATCCTGGAGGGCAGCCACGGCACCGGCGCGGTGACCCGGGTGCTGGTGGAGACCGCCGACGGCACCGGCCGGGACTGGACCACCGTGGGGGTGCACCCCAACGTGGTCGAGGCGTCCTGGCACGCCCTCGTCGACGCGCTCACCTACGGCCTGGACCGCGCCCGGGTCTGACCGCCGCAGCCGGCGCGGCCCTCCACCGGGGCCGCGCCGCCGGCCCGGCCCGGCCCCACGCTGTCAGACCCGGGCTCGGTCCGGTCCACCGGTCCGCGCCGCCTCGGTCGCCGGCCCGGGTCGCCGGCCCGGGTCGCCGGCCCGGGTCGCCGGCCCGGGTCGGCGGTCCGGCTCAGGCGGCCGGGAGGCGCAGTTCGGCGAGGACCGCCCGGTGGTCGCTGCCCGGCACCGGGTGCACGTCGACCGCGCGGACGGCGATCCGCCGGTCGACCAGCACGTGGTCGATGGCGACCGGCGGGATCGGGTCGCCGTCGTACGGCCCCCAGGTGCCGGCCAGCCCCGCCCCGGCGGCGTCGGCCGCGTCGACGTACCCGCTGTCCAGCAATGCGCGTAGCGGAGCGTGGTCGAGGGTGGCGTTGAAGTCCCCGGCGAGGATGCTCAGCGGCCCGTCCGGGGTGGCGCGTGGCTGCGCCCGCAGGTCGGTGAACCAGTCGTCGACCACCTCGACGCCGTACGGGGCGGCCGGGTGCGCCGACTCGACGCGCAGCGGCGCCGCGCCGGGGACCGTCATCCACGCGTACGCCTGGGTGAACGCGAAGCCGGGATTGCGCCGGAAGCCGCCGCCGGTGAGCGGTTGGCGCGCGTAGAGCCCCGAGCCGGTGGTGCCGACCTCCGGGTTGAGCTGCCGGTGCGGCAGCAGTTCGGCCAGCCCGTGCCGGTCCAGTTCGGCCTGGGCCTGCGGGGTGAACTCCTGCACGGCCAGCACGTCCACCCGGTGCCGGCGGACCAGGTCGACCAGCGTGCGGGCGTCGGCGGAGCCCTTGAGCAGGTTGGCGGTGAGCAGCCGCAGCACCGGCCCGGCCGCGTCGGGCTGCCCGGAGGCCAGCGCCCTGGGCGCCACCGCGCCGATCAGCGCCAGCGCCACCAGGGCCGCGACCAGCGCCGCCCGGCGACGCCGCAGGGCGAGCGCCAGCGCCAGCGGCGCCAGGCTCCCCACCGCGACGTACGGGGTGAAGGCCAGCGCCTGCACCAGCGGGCCGCGCTCCAGCCCGGCGAGGCGGACCACCGCCCAGGCGAGGCCGGGCGCGACCGCCAGCCAGCAGAGCAGCGTCGCCCGGTCGCGGTGCGCGCGCGGTGGCGCGACGGTGTCGATCACGCCGCCCAGGCTAGCCGTCCGCCGTTCCCGACGGTGCCCGCCACACTATTTCGTGAATGGTCGAGGCGGCCCTTCTCGCGTTTTCCATAATTGTCGCCGGGTTGCTGAAACGCATTGATCAACTATTGACGCTCGGCTTTTTGCGGTGCTACGTTCCTCCTGGTTGAGGCGCCACAACAGAGCGTAGTAATGCCTGCTCAAGTCGGGTGTAAAACATCGCTTGTCAGCGTTTTGCGGTGCGGGGCGAAGGGGTGCGACCTTCGCCTGTCCCGGCCTGTCGGCAGGATTCAACCGGCTCGCGGAAATGTGAGTCGGCCGTATCACCACGGCAACCAGAGGGAGACCTGTCATGGCCACATTCTTCAGGCGCAAGGCGGCAGCGGTGACGCTCGGCGTCCTGGCGCTCACCCTGGCCGGCGGCGGGATCGCCGCCGCCCAGCCCACCACCGAACGGTCCGCCGCTCAGGTCGTGCAACCGGCCCCCCGTTCCGACCTGCAGCCCCGGCCGTCGGCGGAGCGGGTGCGCGAGGCCAAGGCGGCCCTGGCCGCGCAGTCGGAGATCGGCACCGAGGCGATCGGCGGCGCGGTGTCCTTCGCCGTCGTCAAGTCCGGCCCGGGCGGGGGCGTGAACCTGCTCGTCCGTGGCCACGACGCCATCGCCGCCTACAAGTACGGCCCCGGTCAGTACGAGGTCTTCTTCAACCGCAACGTCGCCCGGGGCGGGTTCGTCGCCACCATCGGCACCGTCGCGGTGCCGACCCCGCCGACCGGGGAGATCCCGCTGCCCGGCGAGGTCGGCGTCGCGCCGCGCGGCTACGGCCTGACCAACGCGGTCTTCGTGCAGACCCGCAACTCGGCCGGCGTGCCGACCGACCTTCCGTTCCACCTGGCCGTGCACACGCCCTGACCGGCGCGGCACGTCTCACGTCGGCTCCCGCCCCACAGCGGGAGCCGACGTCGTGGGTGGGTCCCGCGACGGGTCGGCTGCTCGCCGGTCCCCGCCGTCCCGCGCCGTCGCGGGTCTGAACCGCCGCCGCGCCCCTCCGCCCGGCGCGGTGTCGCTTGTGGCGCCGGTCGTCCCCGAATGGCCCGCGGACGCGCCGTCCGGTGCCGAAATTCCGACGTTTGTCGGCCCGGTGGCCCGGGAAGCAAGCACCGTGACGGACATCTCGGACACCCTGGCCAGCCTGCCCAGCCCGGCCGATCCCGATCCGGCGGGCATCGAGTTGGAACAGACCCTCTTCGAGGTCAAACGCGTGATCGTCGGGCAGGATCGGCTCGTCGACCGCCTGCTCACCGCACTGGTCGCCGACGGGCACTGCCTGCTCGAAGGCGTCCCCGGCGTGGCCAAGACACTCGCCGCGCAGACCCTCGCCACGGTGGTCGGCGGGACGTTCTCCCGGATCCAGTTCACCCCCGACCTGGTCCCCTCCGACATCGTCGGCACCCGCATCTACCGGGCGTCGCAGGAGAGCTTCGACGTCGAGCTGGGCCCGATCATGGCCAACCTGGTGCTGGCCGACGAGATCAACCGGGCCCCGGCCAAGGTGCAGTCGGCGCTGCTGGAGGCGATGGCCGAGCGGCAGGTCTCGATCGGCGGTCGCAGCTGGCCGGTGCCGGAGCCGTTCCTGGTGCTCGCCACCCAGAACCCGATCGAGTCCGAAGGGGTGTACCAGCTGCCCGAGGCGCAGCGGGACCGCTTCCTCATGAAGATCGTCGTGGACTACCCGGACGACGCCGACGAACTGGCCATCCTCTACCGGATGAGCGTCGAGAAGCCCCGGGCCCGGCAGGTGCTCGACCCGGTGCGCCTGCGCGACCTGCAACGGCGTGCCGCCCGGGTCTTCGTCCACCACGCCATCGCCGAGTACGTCGTCCGGCTCATCCTCGCCACCCGCGACCCGGGCCGCTTCGGGCTGCCCGAGCTCGCGCCGATGCTCGCGTACGGGGCGAGCCCCCGGGCCACCCTCGGCCTGGTCGCCGCCGCCCGCGCCCAGGCGCTGCTGCACGGCCGGGAGTACGTGCTCCCCGAGGACGTCCGGGACCTCGCCGTGGACGTCCTCGCCCACCGGCTGGTGCTCTCCTTCGACGCGGTCGCGGACGGCGTCTCCGCCGAGGCGGTGGTGCACCGGCTCGTCCAGGCCGTGCCACCGCCCGTGCTGGCCACCGGGCAGCCCGAGCACGCACCCGACCTGGCGGCGGCATGAGGCGGGCCGCCGTCGCGTCCCAGGCCGACCCGGGACTGGCCGACCTCGCCCCCGGCGAGCGGCTGCGCCGGCTGGAGCTGACCGTGACCCGACGCCTCGACGGCCTGCTCCAGGGACAGCATCGCGGACTGCTGCCCGGCCCGGGCAGCGAGATCGCCGGCAGCCGCGAGTACCGGCCCGGTGAGGACGAGGTGCGCCGGATGGACTGGGCGGTGACCGCCCGCACCGGCGTGCCGCACGTGCGCGAGGTCGACGCCGACCGGGAACTCACCACCTGGCTGCTGGTCGACGCCAGCCCCAGCATGGAGTTCGGCACCGCCGAGCTGGACAAGCGGGAGCTGTCGGTGGCCGCCGTCGCCGCGGTCGGCTTCCTCACCGCCGGGGCGGGCAACCGGCTCGGCGCCCAGGTGCTCGGCCCGTCCGGGCTGCGCCGCTTCCCGGCGCGCGGCGGGCGTACCCATCTGTTGAGCCTGCTGCGGACGCTGCTGGCCGCCCCGCGCTCCGGCGGCCACGACGGCGCCGACCACTCGCCGCAGCCACCGGACCTGGGCGCGGCACTGGCCGCGACGCAGCGGGTCGCCACCCGGCGGGGCCTGGTCGTGGTGGTCTCCGACTTCCTCGACGGACTGCCGGAGCGGCACGACGAGGCCGCCGGATGGGAGCCGGCGCTGCGCCGACTCACCGCCCGCCACCAGGTGCTGGCGGTCGAGATCACCGACCCGCGCGAGCTGGAGCTGCCCGACGTCGGCCTGATCACCCTGGTCGACCCGGAGACCGGCCGGCGGCGTGAGGTCTGGACCGGCGATGCGGTCCTGCGCCGGCGCTACACCGACGCCGCCGTCGCCCAGCGCGACCAGGTGCGCCGGGCGCTGCGCCGGTGCGGAGCGGCCCACCTGCCGCTGCGGACCGACCGGGACTGGACCGCCGACATCGTGCGCCACGTGCACGCCCAGCGTCGCCTCGCGGCGGCGCCCGCGGCGGCCCGGGAAGGTGCGGCGTGAGCTGGCAGTCACCGGCCCGGCTGCTGCTGCTGTTCGGGGTGCTCGCGCTGGCCGTCGGCTACCTGCTCGCCCAGCGCCGGCAGAGCCGCTACGCGGTCCGCTTCACCAACCTGAGGCTGCTCGACCGGGTCGCGCCGGCCCGCCCCGCCTGGCGGCGGCACGTGCCGGCCGGCCTCTTCCTGGCCATGCTGGCGCTGCTGGTGGTGGGCTTCGCCCGGCCGGAGGCCGAGGTGCGGGTGCCCCGGGAACGCGCCACCGTCATGGTCGCCGTCGACGTCTCCACCTCGATGCTCGCCACCGACGTGGAGCCGGACCGGCTGGCGGCGGCCAAGGAGGCGGCCCGCCGCTTCGTCGAGGGGCTGCCCGACGAGTTCAACGTCGGTCTGGTCGCCTTCGCCGGCAGCGCCGCGGTGCTGGTGCCGCCGAGCACCGACCGGGAGGCGCTGGACGAGGGGATCGACCGGCTCGCCGAGGGGATCACCGGCGTGCAGGGCACCGCGATCGGCGAGGCGATCAGCGCCTCGCTCGGCGCGGTCAAGAGCCTCGACGCCAACGCCGCCAAGCAGCCGCCGCCGGCCCGGATCATCCTGCTCTCCGACGGGGCGAACACCTCCGGCATGGACCCGATGGAGGCGGCCTCGGCCGCCGTGACGGCGAAGGTGCCGGTGCACACCATCTCGTTCGGCACCCCGGGCGGCTTCGTCGACCGGGGCGGCCGGCCCATCCAGGTGCCGGTGGACGGGCAGACCCTGAAGGCGGTCGCCGAGGACACCGGGGGCCGGTTCCACGAGGCGGGCACCAGCCAGCAACTGCGCGAGGTGTACGAGGACATCGGCTCCTCGGTGGGGTGGCGCAAGGAACGCCAGGACGTCTCCGCCCGGTTCATCGGCCTCGGGCTGGTGTTCGCGATGGGCGCCGCGGCCGGGTCGATGCGCTGGTTCTCCCGGCTGCCCTGACCCCCGACGAGTGACGAGTGAGGAGCACGCGTATGGCAGTGCAGACCGGTCTGGGCGAGCCCCGGGGACCGTGGTTCGTCTCGCCCGAACTGGGCCCCGACGGGCGTCCCCGGTGGGACGTGCCGGGGTCGGGGGAGGACCCGTCCCGGCGGCGCTGGCGCGGCCGGCTGCTGACCGCGGCGGCGGTGGTGGCCCTCTCCACCGTCTCCGGCGCGGCGGCGGGCGGGTGGGTGGCCGGCCAGGGCGGGGCTCCGGGGCCGACGGCGGCCTCCGCCGCGCCGGTGCCGGCGGAACTGGTGACCGCCGCCCAGAAGACCGTGCCGGGGGTGGTGTCGGTGATGGTCGGCGGGGGTACCCGGGCGGGCGCCACCGGCTCCGGTTTCGCCATCGACAACCAGCAGCACATCATCACCAACGACCACATCCTGGCCAAGGGTGGCGGTGGCGAGGTGACCGTGGAGCTGCCCGACGGCCGCCGGTACGCCGCCGAGGTGGTCGGCCGGGAGCCGGGCAGCGACCTGGCGGTGCTGAAGGTGCCGACCGAGGCCGGCCTGGCGCCCCTGCCGTTGGCCAAGCCGCGCTCGACCCGGGTGGGGGAGCCGGTGCTGGCGGTCGGCTCGCCGCTCGGGCTGGCCGGCACGGTCACCGCGGGCATCGTCAGCGCGCTGGACCGCCAGGTGCGCCTGGGCACCAACCGGCGCAGCGCGGTGCAGACCGACGCCTCCATCAACCCGGGCAACTCCGGCGGTCCGCTGGTCAACGCCCGGGGCGAGGTGGTCGGGGTGAACACCGCGATCGCCACCATCGACGGCAACGGCTCGATCGGGATCGGGTTCGCCATCCCGATCGACCAGGTCCAGCAGACCGCCGACACGATCATCGGCAAA
This genomic interval from Micromonospora coxensis contains the following:
- the cimA gene encoding citramalate synthase; this translates as MTFQVYDTTLRDGAQREGLSYSVVDKLAVARLLDELGVGFIEGGWPGAVPKDTEFFRRARTELDLKHAVLVAFGATRRAGVAVQDDPQVRGLLDAETPAIALVAKADIRHVERALRTTGAENLAMIRDTVAYLVAQGRRVFVDGEHFFDGWRHDPAYTASVVQAALDAGAERFVLCDTNGGMLPSQVTTAIADLTARTGVAPELLGIHCQNDTACAVANTIAAVEAGVRHVQGTANGYGERPGNADIFAVVANLQLKLGMPVLPEGCLEQMVRVSHAIAEIANIAPDTHQAYVGAAAFAHKAGLHASAIKVDPLLYNHVDPSVVGNDMRILVTEMAGRASVELKSRELGLDLAGHPEALSKVTSRVKELEAGGWSFEAADASFELLVRSELPDAAPARPFALESYRVLVEHREDGAVVSEATVKIRVRGERVIATAEGNGPINALDEALRVGLSRHYPELRAFELADYKVRILEGSHGTGAVTRVLVETADGTGRDWTTVGVHPNVVEASWHALVDALTYGLDRARV
- a CDS encoding endonuclease/exonuclease/phosphatase family protein, yielding MLCWLAVAPGLAWAVVRLAGLERGPLVQALAFTPYVAVGSLAPLALALALRRRRAALVAALVALALIGAVAPRALASGQPDAAGPVLRLLTANLLKGSADARTLVDLVRRHRVDVLAVQEFTPQAQAELDRHGLAELLPHRQLNPEVGTTGSGLYARQPLTGGGFRRNPGFAFTQAYAWMTVPGAAPLRVESAHPAAPYGVEVVDDWFTDLRAQPRATPDGPLSILAGDFNATLDHAPLRALLDSGYVDAADAAGAGLAGTWGPYDGDPIPPVAIDHVLVDRRIAVRAVDVHPVPGSDHRAVLAELRLPAA
- a CDS encoding AAA family ATPase, with the translated sequence MTDISDTLASLPSPADPDPAGIELEQTLFEVKRVIVGQDRLVDRLLTALVADGHCLLEGVPGVAKTLAAQTLATVVGGTFSRIQFTPDLVPSDIVGTRIYRASQESFDVELGPIMANLVLADEINRAPAKVQSALLEAMAERQVSIGGRSWPVPEPFLVLATQNPIESEGVYQLPEAQRDRFLMKIVVDYPDDADELAILYRMSVEKPRARQVLDPVRLRDLQRRAARVFVHHAIAEYVVRLILATRDPGRFGLPELAPMLAYGASPRATLGLVAAARAQALLHGREYVLPEDVRDLAVDVLAHRLVLSFDAVADGVSAEAVVHRLVQAVPPPVLATGQPEHAPDLAAA
- a CDS encoding DUF58 domain-containing protein, with product MRRAAVASQADPGLADLAPGERLRRLELTVTRRLDGLLQGQHRGLLPGPGSEIAGSREYRPGEDEVRRMDWAVTARTGVPHVREVDADRELTTWLLVDASPSMEFGTAELDKRELSVAAVAAVGFLTAGAGNRLGAQVLGPSGLRRFPARGGRTHLLSLLRTLLAAPRSGGHDGADHSPQPPDLGAALAATQRVATRRGLVVVVSDFLDGLPERHDEAAGWEPALRRLTARHQVLAVEITDPRELELPDVGLITLVDPETGRRREVWTGDAVLRRRYTDAAVAQRDQVRRALRRCGAAHLPLRTDRDWTADIVRHVHAQRRLAAAPAAAREGAA
- a CDS encoding VWA domain-containing protein, yielding MSWQSPARLLLLFGVLALAVGYLLAQRRQSRYAVRFTNLRLLDRVAPARPAWRRHVPAGLFLAMLALLVVGFARPEAEVRVPRERATVMVAVDVSTSMLATDVEPDRLAAAKEAARRFVEGLPDEFNVGLVAFAGSAAVLVPPSTDREALDEGIDRLAEGITGVQGTAIGEAISASLGAVKSLDANAAKQPPPARIILLSDGANTSGMDPMEAASAAVTAKVPVHTISFGTPGGFVDRGGRPIQVPVDGQTLKAVAEDTGGRFHEAGTSQQLREVYEDIGSSVGWRKERQDVSARFIGLGLVFAMGAAAGSMRWFSRLP
- a CDS encoding S1C family serine protease, producing the protein MAVQTGLGEPRGPWFVSPELGPDGRPRWDVPGSGEDPSRRRWRGRLLTAAAVVALSTVSGAAAGGWVAGQGGAPGPTAASAAPVPAELVTAAQKTVPGVVSVMVGGGTRAGATGSGFAIDNQQHIITNDHILAKGGGGEVTVELPDGRRYAAEVVGREPGSDLAVLKVPTEAGLAPLPLAKPRSTRVGEPVLAVGSPLGLAGTVTAGIVSALDRQVRLGTNRRSAVQTDASINPGNSGGPLVNARGEVVGVNTAIATIDGNGSIGIGFAIPIDQVQQTADTIIGKGG